Proteins encoded in a region of the Geoanaerobacter pelophilus genome:
- the hemH gene encoding ferrochelatase, with protein sequence MSAKTAILLLQMGGPDSLDAVEPFLLNLFADRDIIKIGPAFLQPLIARFIVRRRAPRVMENYRQIGGKSPLRELTDAQAKALEEKLGPDYRCFVAMRYWHPSTLEALAAIRKEGISRVIALSLYPHYSRATTGSSINELNKVLQAAGVQFEVSYIDSFYNHPLYIQALAEKIETGLAGFADRSQVELLFSAHSLPQSFIDDGDPYLSHIEETVRLVMERFEKVSYHLAFQSRAGPVKWLEPSTDEMVKHLAAHGCKNMLMVPLSFVSDHIETLHEIDIEYGSEARQLGITDFRRTESLNSSPLFIECLADLVQQEGNKS encoded by the coding sequence ATGTCCGCTAAAACCGCAATTCTCCTGCTCCAAATGGGGGGGCCGGATTCCCTGGACGCAGTTGAGCCGTTTCTGCTCAATCTCTTTGCCGACCGGGACATCATCAAGATCGGCCCGGCGTTTCTCCAGCCGCTTATCGCCCGGTTTATCGTCAGGCGCCGCGCTCCGCGAGTGATGGAAAACTATCGCCAGATCGGCGGCAAATCGCCACTCAGGGAGCTTACCGACGCCCAGGCAAAGGCCCTAGAAGAGAAGCTCGGCCCGGATTACCGCTGCTTCGTGGCCATGCGCTACTGGCACCCCTCAACCCTGGAGGCCTTGGCGGCAATCAGGAAAGAGGGGATTTCGCGGGTGATCGCCCTGTCCCTCTACCCCCACTATTCCCGCGCCACTACCGGTTCGAGCATCAACGAGCTGAACAAGGTATTGCAGGCAGCCGGGGTCCAGTTCGAGGTCAGCTACATCGACAGCTTTTATAACCACCCGCTCTACATTCAGGCATTGGCAGAGAAGATCGAAACCGGGCTGGCCGGTTTTGCTGACCGCTCGCAGGTGGAACTACTCTTCTCCGCCCATTCGCTGCCCCAGTCGTTTATCGATGACGGTGACCCTTACCTGTCCCATATCGAAGAAACAGTCAGGCTCGTGATGGAACGGTTTGAGAAGGTTTCGTACCACCTCGCTTTCCAGTCGCGGGCCGGGCCGGTGAAGTGGCTGGAACCGTCCACTGACGAGATGGTCAAGCACCTCGCGGCCCATGGCTGCAAGAACATGCTGATGGTGCCGCTCTCTTTTGTTTCGGACCATATCGAGACCCTGCACGAGATCGACATCGAATACGGCAGCGAGGCGCGACAGCTCGGCATTACCGATTTCCGGCGTACCGAGTCCCTCAACAGCTCACCGCTGTTTATCGAATGTCTGGCGGATCTGGTGCAGCAGGAGGGGAATAAGAGCTAA
- a CDS encoding protoglobin domain-containing protein, producing MLTMNDIKAHYFFTEEDAVLLKSLQPLIIDNQERMTALFYDYLLGIPETSELLKDDAKLERLKATLKSWFVELFSGRYDNQYLHALQRVGLAHVRAGLNAHFVNASMNIVRHFVIELLQEHYPEVKVRRSYRNAAEKIIDINLDILSASYQEEALNKVFVSHRLESKLITVAERFTYGLNLILVVALAGVSISVVALFSWDILHIFRGDVEKGILSALGSLLILWMMIELMDNEIKNLKGGHFNILVFIGVIIVALIREILISTLRRDELTTQAFLAGTLLILGVVYFLVAKSQKIRA from the coding sequence ATGCTGACCATGAATGACATCAAGGCCCATTACTTCTTTACCGAGGAAGACGCCGTTCTTCTCAAGTCGTTGCAGCCGCTGATCATTGACAACCAGGAGCGGATGACGGCCCTTTTCTACGATTACCTGCTGGGCATTCCGGAAACCTCTGAGCTGTTGAAGGATGATGCCAAGCTGGAGCGGCTGAAGGCCACCCTGAAAAGCTGGTTTGTCGAACTCTTTTCCGGCAGGTACGACAATCAGTATCTTCATGCTTTGCAGCGGGTCGGACTCGCCCATGTCCGGGCCGGCCTCAATGCCCATTTTGTCAACGCCTCCATGAACATTGTCCGGCACTTTGTCATCGAACTGCTCCAGGAACATTATCCCGAAGTGAAGGTACGGCGCAGCTATCGGAATGCGGCGGAAAAGATCATCGATATCAACCTTGACATCCTCAGTGCTTCCTACCAGGAAGAGGCGCTGAACAAGGTCTTTGTCTCGCACCGCCTGGAGTCGAAGCTGATTACCGTTGCCGAACGCTTTACCTACGGCCTCAACCTGATCCTGGTGGTCGCCCTGGCCGGGGTCTCCATCTCCGTGGTGGCCCTGTTTTCCTGGGACATCCTGCATATCTTCCGGGGCGATGTCGAGAAAGGGATTCTCTCGGCCCTTGGCTCGCTGCTCATCCTCTGGATGATGATCGAACTGATGGACAACGAGATCAAGAACCTGAAGGGCGGGCACTTCAACATCCTGGTGTTCATCGGCGTCATCATTGTTGCCCTGATCCGTGAGATCCTCATCTCCACTCTGCGCCGCGATGAACTGACCACCCAGGCCTTCCTGGCAGGCACCTTGCTGATCCTCGGTGTCGTCTACTTCCTGGTGGCCAAGAGTCAGAAGATCCGCGCCTAG
- a CDS encoding ABC transporter substrate-binding protein, translating to MTGLKGAAILITAIFAGFLLGCTQNPPGQGAESKATPATEPLKICTGTTYSILVTIAEQKGLFAKEGLKVELKPYALGRDAMEAMLAGNCDIATSADTPVADFGTKRDDLRIITGIAKSDRLSAIVSWKNAEVHKVRDMKGLRIGVTKGTAPHFFLDLVLNKNRMTEKDVQLQFMKGNELHQAFLERKLDAIVTTDMNAYSLKEKFGNEVVVVDDPGIVLNHGYLTVLDATLQKKKGDINRMMAALTKAELMLNEKPEEAKQLFSAYLKTSPAISEQIWENITPKLSLDAAMVLTLEDNARWLREREGGKAVNKSFKSIMVPEMLQKVSPQSVNF from the coding sequence ATGACCGGCTTAAAAGGCGCTGCGATCCTAATCACTGCAATCTTCGCAGGCTTTCTCTTGGGCTGTACCCAAAATCCACCAGGGCAGGGAGCTGAATCAAAGGCTACCCCAGCGACTGAACCGCTCAAGATCTGTACCGGCACCACCTACAGCATCCTGGTCACCATTGCCGAGCAAAAAGGGTTGTTTGCCAAAGAGGGGCTGAAGGTCGAGCTGAAGCCGTATGCCCTTGGCAGGGATGCGATGGAAGCAATGCTTGCTGGAAACTGCGATATTGCCACATCAGCAGATACCCCGGTGGCCGATTTCGGTACCAAACGGGATGACCTGAGAATCATAACCGGCATAGCCAAGTCGGACCGTTTGAGCGCTATCGTCTCCTGGAAGAATGCCGAAGTCCACAAGGTAAGAGACATGAAAGGGCTGCGCATAGGGGTTACCAAAGGCACGGCACCCCATTTTTTTCTCGATCTGGTCCTGAACAAGAACCGGATGACGGAAAAAGATGTGCAGCTCCAGTTCATGAAGGGCAATGAACTCCACCAGGCGTTTCTTGAGCGCAAGCTTGACGCTATCGTGACCACGGATATGAACGCCTACAGCCTGAAGGAAAAGTTTGGCAATGAAGTCGTTGTCGTAGACGATCCGGGCATTGTCCTGAATCACGGCTATCTCACGGTATTGGACGCAACACTGCAAAAGAAGAAGGGTGACATCAATCGGATGATGGCGGCCCTGACAAAAGCAGAACTGATGTTGAACGAAAAACCTGAAGAGGCCAAACAGCTTTTCAGTGCCTACCTGAAGACTTCGCCGGCGATTTCAGAGCAAATATGGGAAAACATAACCCCGAAACTGTCGCTCGATGCGGCAATGGTGCTCACTCTCGAAGACAATGCCAGATGGCTCAGGGAGCGAGAGGGCGGCAAGGCTGTCAACAAGAGCTTCAAGTCGATCATGGTGCCGGAAATGCTGCAGAAGGTGTCGCCGCAAAGTGTCAATTTTTGA
- a CDS encoding AAA family ATPase has product MERITLDGIALTLANPVELPLKWVGQTELLKQLLAAWMVIDERDIPFSPRLIGKPGVGKTTLAYAAARHLERPVYLFQATMDTRPEDLIVSPVVGPDAKIQYAGSSLVSAMLKGGVLILDEGNRMSEKAWASLAPLLDDRRYVESIITGLRIQAHPDFRFVVTMNEDASTFDIPEYIHSRLQPQIYIDFPDADEELQILKENLPFAGTRILKYVVDFLQRAHAADELYSVRDGINIARYALKMMHATGKEPQELFPLAVERILGEESLRYIRPG; this is encoded by the coding sequence ATGGAACGGATCACGCTGGACGGAATTGCACTCACCCTGGCCAACCCGGTTGAGTTGCCGCTGAAATGGGTGGGCCAGACCGAACTGCTCAAGCAGTTGCTGGCAGCCTGGATGGTCATTGACGAACGAGATATCCCGTTCAGCCCGCGACTGATCGGCAAACCCGGGGTGGGCAAAACAACCCTTGCCTATGCCGCGGCCCGGCACCTGGAGCGGCCGGTGTATCTGTTTCAGGCGACCATGGATACCAGGCCGGAAGATCTCATCGTTTCGCCGGTGGTCGGGCCGGATGCCAAGATTCAATATGCCGGGTCATCGCTGGTTTCGGCCATGCTCAAGGGGGGCGTGCTGATCCTCGACGAGGGAAACCGGATGAGCGAGAAGGCCTGGGCCTCACTGGCGCCGCTGCTCGACGACCGAAGGTATGTGGAATCGATCATAACCGGACTGCGCATTCAGGCCCATCCGGATTTCCGTTTTGTCGTTACCATGAACGAGGACGCCTCGACCTTCGATATCCCGGAATACATCCATTCCCGATTGCAGCCCCAGATATACATCGATTTTCCGGATGCTGACGAGGAGCTGCAGATCCTCAAGGAAAATCTGCCGTTTGCCGGCACCAGAATCCTCAAATATGTGGTGGATTTTCTCCAGCGGGCTCATGCTGCGGATGAGCTTTATTCGGTTCGTGACGGAATCAACATCGCCCGCTATGCCCTGAAAATGATGCACGCGACTGGCAAGGAGCCGCAGGAGCTTTTCCCTTTGGCAGTGGAAAGGATTCTCGGTGAGGAGTCGCTGCGCTATATCCGTCCGGGATAA
- the hemG gene encoding protoporphyrinogen oxidase: MKRAIVVGGGISGLATAYLLGEKARSAGLELEVMLLEKEKRTGGKILSIKDNGFLCEWGPNGFLDNKPQTLELCRQAGADSQLLRSNDNARKRFIFSEGVLHRLPENGPSFLASKLISWPGKLRLAMEPLIPQYQGEIDETLAAFGRRRLGDEALRKLIAPMVSGIFAGDPETMSLKSCFPRIAELEAQYGGLIKAMIKLAKKKKQDIAEGKVVASAAGPGGVLTSFRGGIQDLTDILSARIGEAAVTLDEQVEKVAKGSTAPYRVISDRGELEADAVVLATPAYATAGMLQGLDAGMAALLNEIPYATMTVVCFGYRRERISRDLDGFGYLIPKQEGKNILGTLWDSSIFENRAPEGHVLLRSMMGGACFPEYINLPDEEVQKRVQADLKTIMGINEPPDFVKIFRHEKAIPQYTVGHAKRLAGLEEQAKAHPGLILTGNSYRGIGLNDCVAAAQRASDEAIEQLKNR; encoded by the coding sequence ATGAAACGGGCAATAGTGGTTGGCGGGGGGATATCCGGGCTGGCAACAGCCTATCTGCTTGGAGAAAAGGCCAGGAGTGCCGGTCTAGAGCTCGAAGTAATGCTGTTGGAAAAAGAGAAGCGGACCGGCGGCAAGATCCTGAGCATCAAGGATAACGGTTTTCTCTGCGAATGGGGGCCGAACGGCTTTCTCGATAACAAGCCGCAGACCCTGGAGCTGTGCCGGCAAGCAGGCGCCGACAGCCAGCTGCTCAGGAGCAATGACAACGCCCGGAAGCGCTTCATCTTCTCCGAAGGGGTGCTGCACCGGCTGCCGGAGAACGGCCCCTCCTTTCTTGCCAGCAAGCTGATCTCCTGGCCCGGCAAACTGCGTCTTGCCATGGAACCGCTCATTCCCCAGTACCAGGGAGAAATAGACGAGACCCTGGCTGCCTTTGGCCGGCGCCGGCTGGGTGACGAGGCGCTCCGTAAGCTGATTGCTCCGATGGTCTCCGGCATCTTTGCCGGCGACCCGGAAACCATGTCGCTCAAGTCCTGTTTCCCGCGGATTGCCGAACTTGAGGCCCAATACGGCGGTTTGATCAAGGCGATGATCAAGCTGGCCAAGAAGAAAAAACAGGACATTGCCGAAGGCAAGGTGGTTGCCAGCGCTGCCGGCCCCGGCGGAGTACTGACCTCTTTCCGCGGCGGCATTCAAGATCTGACCGACATTCTGTCAGCGAGGATCGGCGAAGCAGCTGTCACCCTTGATGAACAGGTGGAAAAAGTTGCGAAAGGCTCGACTGCGCCATATCGTGTCATCAGCGACCGGGGAGAGTTGGAAGCCGATGCGGTGGTGCTGGCAACCCCGGCCTATGCCACTGCCGGGATGCTGCAAGGATTGGATGCCGGCATGGCCGCGCTGCTCAACGAGATCCCCTATGCAACCATGACCGTGGTCTGTTTCGGCTACCGCAGGGAAAGGATCAGCCGCGATCTGGACGGCTTCGGCTACCTGATCCCCAAGCAGGAAGGAAAGAACATCCTCGGCACCCTCTGGGATTCGAGCATCTTCGAGAATCGGGCACCGGAAGGGCATGTCCTGCTGAGAAGCATGATGGGCGGCGCCTGCTTCCCCGAGTATATCAACCTCCCGGACGAGGAGGTGCAGAAGCGGGTCCAGGCTGACCTGAAAACCATCATGGGGATCAACGAGCCGCCCGATTTCGTCAAGATCTTCCGCCATGAGAAGGCGATTCCCCAGTACACAGTTGGTCACGCCAAGCGGCTGGCCGGGCTCGAAGAGCAAGCAAAGGCCCATCCCGGCCTGATCCTGACCGGCAACTCCTACCGCGGCATCGGCCTCAACGATTGCGTGGCCGCAGCGCAACGAGCCAGCGACGAGGCGATTGAGCAGCTAAAGAATAGATGA
- a CDS encoding ABC transporter substrate-binding protein: MRTILTSGKGSMLVLAALLLSFIAGCSRNEPAPPVKQRPFKICQGGILATLPLIAKEKGFFREEGIAAEIELVGDGKAAMGKFLNGQCDASLTGEFPLVRQSFDRDDIVIIATLASSDNGIKVVARRDQGINELGDLAGKRIGVSKGTISGFFLDQFLKKNHIPADRITILDISHAEITDALKRGEIDAFAGSDIAYLKGKQAIPDQQRVVFTEPGLTNHAACLVVRKEWLAANPGVAHSVLKALLRAEKELSQNSEELTKMLSQKLNIRHDDLKSIIAEQHNKVTLDQVLLLALEDEARWMRENGVVKTKALPNYLRFLDPSVLKGIDPSAVKLK; the protein is encoded by the coding sequence TTGCGAACTATTCTCACCTCGGGTAAAGGGAGCATGCTGGTCCTGGCAGCCCTCTTATTGTCGTTTATCGCCGGCTGTAGCCGCAATGAGCCGGCCCCTCCTGTTAAACAGCGCCCGTTCAAGATTTGCCAAGGGGGGATTCTGGCAACATTGCCATTGATTGCCAAGGAAAAAGGATTCTTCCGGGAAGAGGGGATAGCCGCAGAAATTGAACTGGTTGGCGATGGCAAGGCTGCCATGGGTAAATTCCTGAACGGGCAATGCGATGCCAGCCTGACCGGAGAATTCCCATTAGTACGCCAGAGTTTCGACCGCGATGACATTGTCATCATTGCCACTCTTGCTTCCTCGGACAATGGAATCAAGGTTGTGGCACGCCGCGACCAAGGGATTAATGAACTGGGCGATCTGGCTGGCAAGCGGATTGGCGTGTCAAAAGGGACAATTTCAGGTTTTTTCCTCGACCAGTTCCTGAAAAAGAACCATATTCCTGCTGACCGGATAACAATTCTCGACATTTCCCATGCAGAAATTACCGATGCGCTGAAGCGCGGCGAAATTGATGCCTTTGCCGGCTCTGACATTGCCTACCTCAAGGGAAAACAGGCGATCCCTGATCAGCAAAGGGTGGTCTTCACCGAGCCGGGGCTTACCAACCATGCTGCCTGCCTCGTGGTCAGGAAAGAGTGGCTGGCCGCCAACCCAGGGGTTGCGCACAGCGTATTGAAGGCATTGCTGCGAGCCGAAAAAGAGCTCAGCCAGAATTCGGAAGAGCTGACCAAAATGCTGTCCCAGAAGCTGAACATCCGGCATGACGACCTGAAAAGCATCATTGCGGAACAGCATAACAAGGTAACACTGGATCAGGTCCTGCTGCTGGCCTTGGAAGACGAAGCCCGGTGGATGAGAGAAAATGGGGTTGTGAAGACTAAAGCACTTCCCAATTATCTCCGGTTTCTTGATCCGTCAGTGTTAAAAGGGATTGATCCCTCGGCAGTGAAACTAAAATAG
- a CDS encoding DnaJ C-terminal domain-containing protein, which yields MADNDYYQSLGLQKGASPDEIKKAYRKLAVKFHPDKNPGDKSAEDRFKEINEAYAVLSDPQKKAQYDQFGSSGFHQRYSQEDIFRGFDVNDLFRDIGGSEDIFSRIFGGGGGFQQQRGGRGAGMRRQRGEDFTMELKVSFRDAYSGAEKKVAFSKNGKREELVVKVPAGVENGSRLRLQGKGGEGFGGGAQGDIYLTIVVGSDAQFTREGDDILTERLIRFSEAALGCSLEVPTLEGAKRIKVPAGIQPGTKIRLKGLGFPHMGSTGKGDLYVKVGVKVPESLAAEQRSLLEKLAEQGL from the coding sequence ATGGCAGACAATGACTATTACCAATCGCTCGGCCTCCAGAAAGGGGCTTCGCCGGATGAGATCAAAAAGGCGTATCGCAAGCTGGCAGTGAAGTTTCACCCGGACAAGAACCCGGGAGACAAATCAGCCGAAGATCGCTTCAAGGAGATCAATGAGGCGTATGCAGTGCTTTCCGATCCCCAGAAAAAAGCCCAGTACGACCAGTTCGGTTCTTCGGGCTTCCACCAGAGATACAGCCAGGAAGATATCTTCCGGGGGTTCGATGTCAACGATCTGTTCCGGGATATTGGCGGTTCGGAGGATATTTTTTCGCGAATTTTCGGTGGTGGCGGAGGGTTTCAGCAGCAGCGCGGGGGAAGAGGTGCGGGAATGCGCCGCCAGCGGGGCGAAGATTTCACCATGGAGCTGAAGGTCTCGTTTCGCGATGCCTACTCTGGGGCTGAAAAGAAAGTGGCATTTTCCAAGAACGGCAAGCGGGAAGAGCTGGTGGTCAAAGTGCCGGCCGGGGTGGAAAACGGTTCGAGATTACGGCTGCAGGGCAAAGGAGGCGAAGGGTTCGGCGGAGGGGCCCAGGGTGATATCTACCTGACCATCGTGGTGGGGAGCGATGCGCAGTTTACGCGTGAGGGTGACGATATCTTGACCGAACGCTTGATCCGGTTCAGCGAGGCGGCCCTTGGATGTTCCCTTGAGGTGCCCACCCTTGAAGGCGCCAAGCGGATCAAGGTTCCTGCCGGTATCCAGCCCGGCACCAAAATTCGCCTCAAAGGGCTCGGTTTCCCGCATATGGGGAGCACCGGTAAGGGAGACCTCTATGTGAAGGTCGGAGTAAAGGTTCCGGAAAGTCTTGCCGCCGAGCAGCGGTCGCTGCTGGAGAAACTGGCCGAACAAGGGCTGTAG
- a CDS encoding alpha/beta hydrolase: MTSTPPLLRMLVLAAVAYGCYALLLYLGQRTIMYPGRGIKVAPAPPKSSPELSVARLDTATGKVETWFLPAKGIPAGARSPALLFFHGNGEVIDFLPGQVEGVRRLGLHVMLVEYPGYGRSEGAPSEESITAAAVAGYDALSSRPDVDPARIIAFGRSVGGGPACALSRYRPLAALVLQSTFTSARPFARRFLLPGFMVRDVFDNLAAVRRFPGPILLAHGRQDDIIPFSHGLELSKAGREVKFIEFNCSHNDCPPDPDAFWRMAGEWLKQRKIL; encoded by the coding sequence ATGACTTCTACGCCGCCCCTCTTGAGGATGCTGGTTCTGGCCGCCGTTGCTTACGGCTGCTATGCCCTGCTCCTTTATTTGGGCCAGAGAACGATCATGTATCCCGGCCGGGGGATAAAGGTAGCGCCGGCCCCTCCCAAGAGCTCGCCGGAGCTGTCGGTTGCAAGGCTGGACACTGCTACAGGCAAGGTCGAGACTTGGTTCCTCCCGGCCAAAGGCATTCCGGCCGGGGCACGAAGCCCGGCCCTGCTCTTTTTCCACGGCAATGGCGAGGTAATCGATTTTCTCCCAGGCCAGGTGGAGGGGGTGCGCCGGCTCGGACTGCACGTCATGCTGGTGGAATACCCCGGTTACGGTAGATCGGAAGGGGCCCCCAGCGAAGAGAGTATAACTGCCGCGGCGGTTGCCGGGTATGATGCTCTTAGCAGCCGGCCCGACGTTGATCCGGCACGGATCATCGCCTTCGGCAGGTCGGTGGGCGGCGGCCCGGCCTGCGCCCTGAGCCGATACCGGCCACTGGCAGCACTGGTGCTGCAGTCCACCTTTACCTCGGCCCGCCCCTTTGCCAGAAGGTTCCTGCTGCCGGGGTTCATGGTGCGGGATGTTTTCGACAATCTGGCTGCGGTAAGGCGCTTTCCCGGCCCGATATTGCTGGCGCACGGCAGGCAGGACGACATCATCCCTTTCAGTCACGGCCTGGAGCTGTCCAAGGCAGGCAGAGAGGTCAAATTCATCGAATTCAACTGCAGCCACAACGACTGCCCGCCGGACCCGGATGCCTTCTGGCGGATGGCGGGAGAGTGGTTGAAACAGCGCAAGATTCTCTGA
- a CDS encoding peptidylprolyl isomerase: MIRIFLVLSLLLASYPAANAGAEVISSIAAIVNDEIITNRDLDNEFKVMAREANRKEPFTPEEQLKLRTAAVNRLIDRRLVDQKIKELDIKVSEEEIRQSIEEVKKQNKMSQERLIEALAGQGLSFDQYKAQIKDQLERLRLMSQEVKAKVQVTLKEVLEYYQANRSKFGEQELYRARHILFALPKDATDSDLAKTREKADKALKEAKGGADFAELAKKYSDDPNAATDGGELGTFKKGDLLPEMEAVVIKLNPGEVSDPVRSKSGLHIIKLEKKFLGDIKPFDEVKGEIEETLYRQKSEARFNQWVSDLRKNAAIEIKP; the protein is encoded by the coding sequence ATGATTCGCATTTTCCTAGTGCTGTCCCTGCTGCTGGCGTCCTATCCCGCGGCGAACGCCGGGGCTGAGGTAATAAGCAGCATAGCGGCCATTGTCAACGATGAGATCATTACCAACCGCGATCTTGACAACGAATTCAAGGTGATGGCCCGGGAGGCCAACCGCAAGGAGCCATTTACCCCGGAAGAGCAGCTCAAGCTCCGCACTGCGGCGGTAAACCGCCTGATCGATCGGAGGCTTGTGGATCAGAAGATCAAGGAGCTTGACATCAAGGTCTCTGAAGAGGAAATCAGGCAGTCGATTGAAGAGGTGAAAAAGCAGAACAAGATGTCCCAGGAGCGGCTGATCGAAGCGCTGGCAGGCCAGGGGCTCTCTTTTGACCAATACAAGGCACAGATCAAGGATCAGTTGGAACGGCTGCGACTGATGAGCCAGGAGGTCAAAGCCAAGGTCCAGGTAACGCTGAAAGAGGTGCTGGAGTATTATCAGGCCAATCGGTCCAAATTCGGTGAACAGGAACTGTACCGCGCCAGACATATTCTCTTTGCCCTGCCAAAGGATGCCACTGACAGCGATCTGGCCAAGACCAGGGAAAAGGCCGACAAGGCTTTGAAAGAAGCAAAGGGTGGCGCCGATTTCGCGGAACTGGCCAAGAAGTATTCCGATGACCCGAATGCCGCCACTGACGGCGGCGAACTCGGGACCTTCAAGAAGGGGGACCTGCTGCCGGAGATGGAGGCTGTGGTGATAAAGCTGAATCCCGGCGAGGTCAGTGATCCGGTCCGTTCCAAGTCAGGTCTGCATATCATCAAGCTGGAAAAGAAGTTTCTCGGCGATATCAAGCCGTTCGATGAGGTAAAAGGGGAGATCGAGGAAACCTTGTACCGGCAGAAATCAGAGGCCCGCTTTAATCAATGGGTCAGCGACCTCAGGAAAAATGCCGCTATCGAGATCAAGCCATGA